The following are encoded in a window of Flavobacterium cupriresistens genomic DNA:
- the thrA gene encoding bifunctional aspartate kinase/homoserine dehydrogenase I, translating into MKVLKFGGTSVANAQNIKLALEIINQNSKQEKVAVVVSALSKVTDLLQLAAAKAAANDESFREIIAEIEKKHLDTLKELIPVSEQSSLLSHIKRIINHLETLLDGCFLLGELSPRTADTILSFGELLSSFIIAQAYLQIDKNAVYKDSRELIKTNNNFGKAVVNFEISNQLTHDYFTENESQITILPGFIASTLDGITTTLGRGGSDYTAAIIAGALNATQLEIWTDVNGMFTANPKIVKQARPIATISYQEAMELSHFGAKVLYPPTIQPVLRKNIPILIKNTFEPEAEGTLISDQVSSKDTVVKGISHIDHISLLTLEGPGMIGVSGSSKRLFEVLSQEKINVIFITQASSEHSICIGILNSDAENAEAAINRAFEIEILQNKIDPCIVEKDLCIIALVGENMKNHQGLSGRMFSTLGKNNVNIRAIAQGASERNISTVINERDVKKALNTLHENFFEENTKQLNLFVMGVGNVGEKFIEQIHNQKKFLKDNLKINVRVIALSNSRKMLFDEDGISLKEWQNDLDKGEPANKEAFIERAKEMNLRNSIFVDITANASVSDTYEQFLKQSMAVVTCNKIACSSAYANYKKLKNLSRQYNAPFLFETNVGAGLPIIDTVKNLIASGDKVHKIQAVLSGSLNFIFNNFDKNNSFHDVVKEAGVQGFTEPDPKIDLSGIDVARKILILIRESGYEMDIDAIANESFLPAECLSTTNNDDFFATLIKHAPHFENIYEEALNKDSRLKYVAQFENGKASVGLQFIPKEHPFYNLEGKDNIVLFYTDRYVDQPLLIKGAGAGAAVTASGIFADVIRIGNI; encoded by the coding sequence ATGAAAGTATTAAAATTTGGCGGAACTTCGGTTGCCAATGCACAAAATATAAAGCTCGCTCTCGAAATAATAAACCAAAATTCCAAACAGGAAAAAGTAGCTGTAGTGGTTTCCGCATTAAGCAAAGTAACGGACCTTCTTCAATTGGCAGCTGCAAAAGCCGCAGCCAACGACGAAAGTTTCAGGGAAATTATTGCCGAAATCGAGAAAAAACATCTTGACACTTTAAAAGAACTGATTCCGGTAAGCGAACAAAGTAGCTTGTTAAGTCATATCAAAAGAATTATAAATCATTTAGAAACTTTATTGGACGGTTGTTTCTTGCTGGGAGAATTATCTCCTAGAACAGCAGATACTATCTTAAGTTTCGGTGAATTGTTATCGTCTTTTATCATTGCACAAGCTTACCTGCAAATCGATAAAAATGCCGTTTACAAAGACAGCCGTGAGCTCATTAAAACCAATAATAACTTTGGTAAAGCAGTTGTTAACTTTGAAATCTCCAATCAATTAACTCACGACTATTTTACTGAAAACGAATCACAAATTACTATTTTACCGGGATTCATTGCCTCCACTCTTGACGGAATTACTACCACTTTAGGTCGTGGTGGCTCTGATTATACTGCTGCTATTATTGCCGGCGCTTTAAATGCAACACAACTGGAAATCTGGACTGATGTAAACGGAATGTTTACCGCAAATCCTAAAATTGTAAAACAAGCAAGACCCATTGCTACTATTTCATACCAAGAAGCTATGGAATTGTCTCATTTTGGGGCAAAAGTGCTTTATCCACCTACAATTCAACCCGTTTTAAGGAAAAATATTCCAATTTTAATCAAAAATACTTTTGAACCCGAAGCCGAAGGAACTTTAATTTCGGATCAGGTTTCATCAAAAGATACTGTTGTAAAAGGAATCAGCCATATTGATCATATTTCTTTGTTAACGTTGGAAGGCCCTGGAATGATTGGAGTTTCGGGTTCATCAAAACGTCTGTTTGAAGTATTGTCTCAGGAAAAAATAAATGTTATTTTTATCACTCAAGCTTCTTCTGAACACTCTATTTGTATCGGAATTTTGAATTCTGACGCAGAAAATGCCGAGGCCGCAATCAACAGAGCTTTTGAAATTGAAATCCTTCAAAACAAAATAGATCCTTGTATCGTAGAAAAAGACCTTTGCATCATTGCTTTGGTTGGCGAAAACATGAAAAATCACCAAGGTCTAAGCGGTAGAATGTTTAGCACTCTGGGGAAAAATAACGTAAACATCCGTGCCATTGCACAAGGTGCTTCTGAACGTAATATCTCGACTGTAATCAACGAAAGAGATGTTAAAAAAGCACTGAATACCTTACATGAGAATTTCTTTGAAGAAAACACCAAACAGCTTAATTTGTTTGTAATGGGTGTTGGAAATGTTGGAGAAAAGTTCATCGAGCAAATTCACAATCAGAAGAAATTCTTAAAAGACAATCTGAAGATTAATGTTCGTGTGATTGCTTTGTCCAATTCCAGAAAAATGCTTTTTGACGAAGACGGCATTTCGCTTAAAGAATGGCAAAATGATTTAGACAAAGGAGAACCAGCCAACAAAGAAGCCTTTATCGAACGTGCTAAGGAAATGAATTTACGTAACAGTATTTTTGTTGACATCACAGCAAATGCAAGCGTTTCCGATACCTATGAACAGTTTTTAAAACAAAGTATGGCAGTCGTAACTTGTAACAAAATTGCTTGTTCCTCTGCATATGCCAACTATAAAAAACTAAAAAACCTATCGCGTCAGTACAATGCTCCGTTTTTGTTTGAAACAAATGTTGGTGCGGGATTACCTATTATTGATACCGTAAAAAACTTAATTGCTTCAGGTGATAAAGTGCATAAAATTCAAGCCGTTTTATCGGGAAGTCTGAATTTTATCTTTAATAATTTCGATAAAAACAACTCTTTTCACGATGTGGTAAAAGAAGCCGGAGTACAAGGATTTACCGAACCTGATCCTAAAATTGACTTAAGCGGAATCGATGTGGCTCGTAAAATCCTGATTCTCATTCGCGAAAGCGGTTACGAAATGGATATTGACGCCATTGCCAACGAATCGTTTTTGCCTGCCGAATGTTTATCGACAACAAACAACGATGACTTTTTTGCAACCTTAATCAAACATGCACCCCATTTCGAAAACATTTACGAAGAAGCTTTAAACAAAGATTCAAGGCTAAAATATGTAGCACAATTCGAAAACGGAAAAGCGAGCGTTGGTTTACAGTTTATCCCAAAAGAGCATCCTTTTTATAATTTAGAAGGAAAAGACAACATCGTTTTGTTCTACACCGATCGCTACGTCGATCAGCCCTTACTTATAAAAGGTGCCGGAGCAGGTGCAGCGGTTACCGCTTCAGGGATTTTTGCAGATGTGATTAGAATTGGAAACATATAA
- a CDS encoding NAD(P)H-hydrate dehydratase: protein MKVPLQITKQEILTFYKRPNPLTHKGIQGHALIIGGSYGKIGAAVLASKACIKAGCGLVTAFTPKCGYQIMQISIPEAMVMTDQSENCITKIDFSLVPQAIGIGPGIGQEQRTQIALFEFLKNNKSPLVLDADALNILSNNKSWLDLLPENTILTPHPKELERIVGKWSSEIDKFEKTIIFSERYKVIIVMKGAPTFIINQSKIYQNTTGNAALATAGSGDVLTGIITSLLAQGYLPDQAARLGVFLHGLTADIGVQKTGYHSFIASDSIKNLGKAFLSLDS, encoded by the coding sequence ATGAAAGTTCCGCTTCAGATTACAAAACAAGAAATTCTGACCTTTTATAAACGTCCAAATCCTTTAACTCATAAAGGGATTCAAGGTCATGCCTTAATTATTGGCGGCAGTTATGGGAAAATAGGAGCGGCAGTTTTGGCCTCAAAGGCATGCATAAAAGCAGGTTGTGGACTGGTCACTGCTTTTACACCAAAATGTGGGTATCAGATTATGCAAATCAGTATTCCCGAAGCAATGGTTATGACGGATCAAAGCGAAAATTGTATCACCAAAATTGATTTTTCGTTAGTACCGCAAGCAATCGGAATTGGTCCCGGAATCGGGCAGGAACAAAGGACACAAATAGCGCTTTTTGAATTTTTAAAAAACAATAAAAGCCCTTTAGTTCTGGATGCGGATGCTTTAAATATCTTATCGAATAACAAATCCTGGCTCGATCTCTTACCTGAAAATACGATTCTGACACCTCATCCTAAAGAACTGGAGCGAATAGTTGGAAAGTGGAGCTCAGAGATCGATAAGTTTGAAAAGACAATTATTTTCTCGGAACGCTATAAAGTTATAATTGTGATGAAAGGAGCACCCACTTTTATCATTAATCAAAGTAAAATTTACCAAAATACAACAGGTAATGCCGCATTGGCAACTGCCGGAAGCGGAGATGTGTTAACCGGAATCATTACCAGTTTATTAGCGCAGGGCTACTTACCGGATCAAGCCGCAAGACTTGGTGTTTTCCTTCATGGATTAACGGCAGATATTGGAGTGCAAAAAACAGGATATCATTCTTTTATCGCTTCTGATAGCATTAAAAATCTGGGAAAAGCATTTTTATCGTTGGATTCTTAG
- the thrC gene encoding threonine synthase encodes MKYYSLNHNAPEVSFQEAVIQGLASDKGLYFPSTITPLDPSFFDKIESLSHEEIAFEAIKQFVGDEIPASTLKEIIAETLCFDFPVVKVENGIYSLELFHGPTMAFKDVGARFMSRCLAYFNKDKKEAKNTVLVATSGDTGGAVASGFLGVDGVDVVILYPSGKVSDIQEKQLTTLGQNIKALEVDGVFDDCQDMVKKAFLDETLAHKNLTSANSINIARWLPQMFYFFFAYKALKNQNKPLVFSCPSGNFGNICAGIMAKKLGLPIEHFVASTNVNDTVPRFLENGKYDPKPSKATISNAMDVGNPSNFIRIQELYNNDLKAFEKDFSSYSYTDEETLVALKNIYNTDGYIAEPHGAVGYLGLKKELQKHENAIGIFLETAHPIKFLDVVEPALGITLPIPTQIESVMNKEKVSVKIGTYEELKAFLG; translated from the coding sequence ATGAAATATTATAGTTTAAACCATAACGCTCCTGAAGTTTCTTTTCAGGAAGCTGTGATACAAGGACTGGCAAGTGATAAAGGATTGTATTTCCCTTCAACGATTACGCCTCTAGATCCTTCTTTTTTTGATAAAATCGAAAGTTTAAGTCACGAAGAAATAGCTTTTGAAGCGATTAAACAATTTGTTGGAGACGAAATTCCGGCTTCAACTTTAAAAGAAATTATTGCCGAGACTTTGTGTTTTGATTTTCCGGTGGTGAAAGTCGAAAACGGAATTTATTCGTTAGAATTATTCCACGGCCCAACAATGGCTTTTAAAGACGTCGGAGCCCGATTTATGTCGCGTTGCCTGGCGTACTTTAACAAAGACAAAAAAGAAGCTAAAAACACTGTTTTAGTAGCAACCTCAGGAGATACAGGCGGTGCTGTTGCCAGTGGATTTTTAGGCGTTGACGGCGTTGATGTGGTCATTTTATATCCGTCAGGAAAAGTGAGTGACATTCAGGAAAAACAACTGACTACTTTAGGACAAAACATAAAAGCACTGGAAGTTGATGGTGTTTTTGATGATTGTCAGGATATGGTTAAAAAAGCGTTTTTAGACGAAACCTTGGCACATAAAAATTTGACCTCGGCAAATTCTATCAATATTGCGCGTTGGTTACCGCAAATGTTCTATTTTTTCTTTGCCTACAAAGCCTTGAAAAATCAAAACAAACCGCTGGTTTTCTCGTGTCCAAGCGGGAATTTCGGAAATATCTGTGCCGGAATTATGGCAAAAAAATTAGGTTTACCTATTGAACATTTCGTAGCTTCTACAAACGTAAACGATACAGTGCCAAGATTTTTAGAAAACGGAAAATACGATCCGAAGCCTTCTAAAGCAACCATTTCTAATGCTATGGATGTTGGAAATCCAAGTAACTTTATCCGAATACAGGAATTGTACAACAATGACTTAAAAGCTTTCGAGAAAGATTTCTCTTCGTATAGTTATACGGATGAAGAAACATTAGTTGCTCTAAAAAACATTTACAATACCGACGGTTACATCGCAGAACCACATGGCGCTGTTGGGTACTTAGGCTTGAAAAAAGAACTGCAAAAACACGAAAATGCTATTGGTATTTTCTTAGAAACGGCTCATCCAATTAAGTTTTTAGATGTGGTTGAACCAGCATTGGGAATTACGCTTCCTATTCCGACACAAATTGAGAGTGTTATGAATAAAGAGAAAGTGAGTGTGAAGATTGGGACTTATGAGGAATTGAAGGCGTTTTTGGGGTAA
- a CDS encoding homoserine kinase: MKEIKLFCPATIANLSCGFDVLGLCLDNAGDEMIVRKSDQKGVRITKIIGADLPLETEKNVSGVAALAMLETLEELDFGFEIEIYKNIKAGSGIGSSAASSAGAVFGINELLGRPFSRKDLVQFAMQGEKLASGNAHADNVAPALLGGFTLVRSYSPLDIIRIDSPEELFATVVHPQIELKTSDARSVLKQNVSLKSAIMQWGNVGGLVAGLYTKDYDLIGRSLHDEIVEPLRSVLIPGFDLIKQTALENGALGSGISGSGPSIFALSRGEETANRIAKAMSDVYEKMNLPYEIHVSKINPDGVRIL, translated from the coding sequence ATGAAAGAAATAAAACTATTTTGCCCGGCAACAATCGCGAATCTTTCGTGTGGATTTGACGTGCTTGGACTTTGCTTAGACAACGCGGGTGACGAAATGATTGTTCGGAAATCGGATCAAAAAGGGGTACGAATTACTAAAATTATTGGTGCCGATTTGCCATTAGAAACAGAAAAAAATGTTTCAGGGGTGGCTGCTTTAGCGATGTTGGAAACCTTAGAGGAATTGGATTTTGGTTTTGAAATTGAAATCTACAAAAATATCAAAGCCGGAAGCGGTATTGGAAGCAGTGCCGCGAGTTCTGCGGGAGCTGTTTTCGGAATCAACGAATTGTTGGGAAGACCTTTTTCCAGAAAAGACTTGGTGCAATTTGCCATGCAAGGCGAAAAACTAGCTAGTGGAAATGCGCATGCAGACAACGTTGCCCCTGCCCTTTTAGGCGGTTTTACTTTGGTAAGAAGTTACAGTCCGCTTGACATTATTAGAATTGACAGTCCGGAAGAATTGTTTGCTACGGTGGTTCATCCTCAAATCGAGTTGAAAACCTCTGATGCCCGTTCGGTATTAAAACAAAATGTTTCCCTTAAAAGCGCCATCATGCAATGGGGAAATGTCGGCGGATTAGTAGCCGGATTGTACACCAAAGATTATGACCTGATCGGACGTTCGCTTCATGATGAAATCGTAGAGCCTTTAAGAAGCGTTTTGATTCCAGGTTTTGATTTAATTAAACAAACTGCCCTAGAAAACGGCGCTTTAGGTTCAGGAATTTCAGGCTCCGGTCCTTCCATTTTCGCTTTAAGCCGCGGAGAAGAAACCGCAAACCGAATTGCAAAAGCCATGAGCGACGTTTACGAAAAGATGAATCTGCCTTATGAAATTCACGTTTCGAAGATTAATCCTGATGGGGTAAGGATTTTGTAA
- a CDS encoding GNAT family N-acetyltransferase: MITKATLADIPALNLLINSAYRGESSKKGWTTEADLLEGKRTTEEELTQTIQDPKNTILKFTENGKIISSVLLVEKEHQLYLGMLTVSPELQNSGIGRKMLTEAENHAKSLGLNSIIMTVISVREQLIAWYKRNGYEDTGEREAFPQSEIHVNISEKPLEFIYFEKKI; this comes from the coding sequence ATGATCACAAAAGCAACATTAGCAGACATCCCTGCATTAAACTTATTAATCAATTCGGCCTACAGAGGAGAATCGTCTAAAAAAGGCTGGACTACAGAAGCCGATCTTTTAGAAGGAAAAAGAACCACTGAAGAAGAATTGACGCAAACCATTCAGGATCCAAAAAATACAATTTTGAAATTTACTGAGAATGGAAAAATCATTAGTTCCGTTTTATTGGTCGAAAAAGAACATCAATTGTACTTGGGAATGTTAACCGTTTCACCCGAACTACAAAATAGCGGAATCGGCAGAAAAATGTTGACTGAAGCCGAAAATCATGCTAAATCTTTAGGTTTAAATTCTATTATTATGACCGTGATTTCAGTTCGTGAACAATTGATCGCCTGGTACAAACGTAATGGTTATGAAGATACAGGCGAAAGAGAAGCTTTTCCGCAAAGCGAAATTCACGTAAATATCTCTGAAAAACCTCTGGAGTTTATTTATTTCGAGAAAAAGATTTAA
- the gcvT gene encoding glycine cleavage system aminomethyltransferase GcvT has product MKNTALTHIHEGLGAKMLPFAGYNMPITYEGINAEHETVRNSVGVFDVSHMGEFLLTGPNALALIQKVTSNDASTLTIGRAQYSCLPNNDGGIVDDLIVYKMKEEEYLLVVNASNIEKDWNWISSHNDLGVEMKNLSDDYSLLAIQGPKAVEAMQSLSSIDLSAIAYYHFEVADFAGLSDVIISATGYTGSGGFEIYCKNADAEAIWNKVFEAGAAFGIKPIGLAARDTLRLEMGFCLYGNDINDTTSPLEAGLGWITKFTKEFTNSDSLKKQKEEGVTKKLIAFEMQERAVPRHDYEIVDATGTVIGVVTSGTMSPSMNKGIGLGYVTVSNSTVDSDIFIRIRKNDVPAKVVKLPFYKK; this is encoded by the coding sequence ATGAAAAATACTGCGCTTACGCACATACATGAAGGTCTGGGAGCAAAAATGCTACCTTTTGCCGGGTATAATATGCCAATTACATATGAAGGTATCAATGCAGAACACGAAACGGTTCGTAACAGTGTGGGCGTTTTTGACGTTTCACACATGGGTGAGTTCTTACTTACCGGACCAAATGCTTTGGCCTTAATTCAAAAAGTAACATCAAATGATGCTTCGACTTTAACAATCGGAAGAGCGCAATATTCTTGTTTACCAAATAATGATGGTGGAATTGTAGACGATTTAATTGTATACAAAATGAAAGAAGAAGAGTATTTACTGGTTGTAAATGCTTCGAATATTGAGAAAGACTGGAATTGGATTTCATCACACAATGATTTAGGTGTTGAAATGAAAAATCTTTCGGATGACTATTCTTTATTGGCGATCCAAGGACCAAAAGCGGTTGAAGCAATGCAATCTTTATCTTCTATCGACTTATCAGCGATTGCTTACTACCATTTTGAAGTGGCGGATTTTGCAGGTCTTAGTGATGTAATTATCTCTGCTACGGGTTACACTGGTTCAGGTGGATTCGAAATCTATTGTAAAAATGCTGATGCAGAAGCAATCTGGAATAAAGTTTTTGAAGCTGGTGCAGCTTTTGGTATTAAACCAATTGGTCTAGCAGCTCGTGATACTTTACGTCTTGAGATGGGATTCTGTTTATACGGAAATGATATCAACGATACTACTTCTCCATTAGAAGCAGGTTTGGGATGGATCACTAAATTCACAAAAGAATTCACCAATTCTGACAGTTTGAAAAAACAAAAAGAAGAAGGTGTTACTAAAAAACTAATCGCTTTCGAAATGCAAGAGCGTGCAGTACCAAGACACGACTACGAAATTGTTGACGCAACGGGCACTGTAATTGGTGTTGTTACTTCAGGAACCATGTCACCTTCGATGAATAAAGGAATTGGTTTAGGATATGTAACAGTAAGCAATAGTACTGTTGACAGCGATATCTTTATCAGAATCAGAAAAAATGATGTTCCTGCAAAAGTGGTTAAATTACCGTTTTACAAGAAATAA
- a CDS encoding FAD-binding oxidoreductase yields MKRKHFYLVLILITLIFISIPIIHVLRTKWNEKDHKTETPTGYTNDASQLNLTKVDTILKVPKDQDSIVRQLQSILRYAKEKNLKIAIAGAQHSMGGHSIYPDGIEINMLPYKNMKLDTVTNILTIGSGALWQDAIEYLDTYGKSISVMQAFSSFSVGGSMSVNGHGWQKDSPPISSSIVSFTLMNYEGKILNCSRTENKELFKLVLGGYGLFGIILDVKLKVTENTALRFKYVRLSSENYVSNYKKYVSENPNVELVFGRLRISKKHFLEDATLTFFEKTNNKPLPLQQQNKNNQETKRLVFRSTVNSEYGKRLRWDLESEMNKVSRNEVYSRNELLNDHVSLIENKDPNSTDILQEYFIPERNFNQFINEMKPILEKSNIDLINITIRGVYKDEDTYMNYAKENVFGFVFLFNQKKTEKQENQMAILTNDLVDITIKNNGTFYLPYRLHIDKVKMRSVYPQADAFFELKRKYDPKEIFNNKFYQHYK; encoded by the coding sequence ATGAAGAGAAAACATTTTTATCTAGTCCTCATTCTAATAACCTTAATTTTCATATCAATTCCCATTATTCACGTATTGAGAACAAAATGGAATGAAAAAGATCATAAAACCGAAACTCCAACCGGTTATACCAACGATGCAAGTCAGCTTAATCTAACCAAAGTTGATACTATACTTAAGGTTCCGAAAGATCAAGATTCAATTGTAAGACAACTTCAAAGCATCTTAAGATACGCAAAGGAAAAAAATCTAAAAATAGCTATTGCCGGCGCACAGCACAGTATGGGCGGCCATAGTATTTATCCGGACGGAATTGAGATCAATATGCTGCCTTACAAAAACATGAAACTAGATACCGTTACTAATATCCTAACTATTGGTTCTGGTGCATTATGGCAGGATGCAATTGAGTATTTAGATACTTATGGAAAATCGATATCGGTAATGCAGGCTTTCAGTTCTTTTTCTGTAGGCGGCTCTATGAGTGTCAATGGGCATGGTTGGCAGAAGGACTCTCCTCCTATTTCATCGAGTATTGTTTCTTTTACCCTCATGAATTATGAAGGTAAAATTCTCAACTGCAGCAGAACCGAAAACAAAGAACTGTTTAAATTAGTTCTGGGTGGTTACGGTCTTTTTGGAATCATTTTAGATGTAAAGCTAAAAGTTACTGAAAATACGGCATTGCGATTTAAGTATGTTCGTTTGAGTTCCGAAAATTATGTTTCAAATTATAAAAAATACGTCTCCGAAAATCCAAATGTTGAACTGGTTTTTGGAAGATTACGAATTTCTAAAAAACATTTTTTAGAAGATGCTACTTTAACTTTTTTTGAAAAGACGAACAACAAACCATTACCCTTACAACAACAAAACAAAAACAACCAGGAAACCAAACGATTGGTTTTCAGAAGTACAGTCAATAGTGAATACGGCAAAAGACTACGTTGGGATTTAGAATCTGAAATGAATAAAGTTTCTAGAAATGAAGTCTATTCCAGAAATGAATTGTTAAACGATCACGTTTCTTTGATTGAGAATAAAGATCCAAATTCGACTGATATTTTACAGGAGTATTTTATTCCGGAAAGAAACTTCAACCAGTTTATTAATGAAATGAAACCTATTTTGGAAAAATCCAATATTGATTTGATTAATATCACAATTCGCGGTGTGTACAAGGACGAAGACACCTACATGAATTATGCAAAAGAAAATGTCTTTGGTTTTGTTTTCCTGTTCAATCAAAAAAAGACGGAGAAACAGGAAAATCAGATGGCGATTCTAACAAATGATTTGGTTGATATTACCATAAAAAACAACGGAACTTTTTATTTACCATACCGATTACATATCGACAAAGTAAAAATGAGAAGCGTGTATCCGCAAGCTGATGCTTTTTTTGAGCTTAAAAGAAAGTATGATCCAAAAGAGATTTTCAACAATAAATTTTATCAGCATTATAAATAA
- a CDS encoding DUF3037 domain-containing protein, with protein MQDSHLYEYAVIRVVPRVEREEFLNIGIILFCKRAKFIKVLFHINTTKIEALSDDFDIEQLECNLTSLQKIANGDKDAGPIAEFDVPERFRWLTAIRSSAIQTSRPHPGLCEDLEKTIQRLFDELVL; from the coding sequence ATGCAAGATAGTCACTTATATGAGTATGCTGTAATTCGTGTGGTACCAAGAGTGGAGCGCGAAGAATTCCTCAATATCGGAATCATTTTATTTTGCAAAAGAGCTAAGTTTATAAAGGTGCTTTTTCACATTAATACAACTAAAATTGAAGCACTTTCCGATGATTTTGATATCGAACAGTTAGAATGTAATTTAACTTCATTACAAAAAATTGCCAACGGGGACAAAGATGCAGGTCCAATTGCTGAATTTGATGTTCCGGAACGTTTTAGATGGTTAACCGCAATCAGGAGTTCGGCGATTCAAACGTCAAGACCTCATCCGGGTTTGTGTGAAGATTTAGAAAAAACGATTCAAAGGCTTTTTGACGAATTGGTTTTGTAG
- a CDS encoding HipA family kinase, with amino-acid sequence MKNNFDLRTVNVTRYITPLREGGSLPALAEADDDFKYVLKFKGAGHGVKALIAELVGGQVAKALKLQLPELVFAQLDEAFGRTEADEEIQDLLQGSQGLNLALHFLSGAITFDPAVTTVDAKLASQIVWLDAYITNVDRTFKNTNMLIWHKELWLIDHGACLYFHHSWNNWEQHAKSPFALIKDHVLLPQASLLKEVDVEFKALLTPKILEEIANTIPLEWLQWEDTDETPEALRNVYLQFLQTRLNNSEIFVNQAQNAR; translated from the coding sequence ATGAAAAACAATTTCGATCTCAGAACGGTAAACGTTACGCGTTATATTACGCCTTTGCGCGAGGGCGGTTCTTTACCCGCTTTGGCAGAAGCCGATGACGATTTTAAATATGTATTAAAATTTAAAGGTGCAGGACATGGTGTAAAAGCTTTAATTGCCGAATTGGTTGGTGGTCAAGTTGCGAAAGCTTTAAAATTACAGCTTCCTGAATTGGTTTTTGCTCAGCTTGATGAAGCATTTGGTAGAACCGAGGCCGACGAAGAAATTCAAGATTTATTGCAAGGCAGTCAAGGGCTTAATCTGGCACTTCACTTTTTGTCAGGAGCTATTACGTTTGATCCTGCTGTAACCACTGTTGATGCTAAACTTGCTTCTCAAATTGTTTGGCTGGACGCTTATATTACCAATGTTGATCGTACTTTCAAAAACACAAATATGTTGATCTGGCATAAAGAATTATGGCTGATCGACCATGGGGCTTGTTTGTATTTTCATCATTCCTGGAACAATTGGGAGCAGCATGCTAAAAGTCCGTTTGCCTTGATAAAAGACCATGTTTTACTACCACAGGCTTCTCTTTTAAAGGAGGTTGATGTTGAATTTAAAGCGCTTTTAACACCCAAAATTCTGGAAGAAATTGCCAATACAATTCCGTTAGAATGGCTGCAATGGGAAGATACTGATGAAACTCCCGAAGCTTTGCGAAACGTATATCTGCAGTTTTTGCAAACCCGTTTAAATAATTCCGAAATCTTTGTAAATCAGGCTCAAAATGCAAGATAG
- a CDS encoding HutD family protein, with protein sequence MNLHLFPKENSKASVWSGGLTYEYLIHPKTAHYADRDFVFRISSATIEQVPSEFTKFKGYYRYLVMLDNDLHIDLNKEKKVYTKYEIMEFNSDDEVTSYTKGIDFNWMVSEKTSHHKLKIANSNQNCNAQIVILFSLNTTVITINEKPYDLKPYDLVVIENQKKENILLHFSNECLYGILDF encoded by the coding sequence ATGAACCTACATCTTTTCCCAAAAGAAAATAGTAAAGCCTCTGTTTGGAGTGGTGGATTGACCTACGAATATCTGATACATCCGAAAACAGCCCATTATGCCGACAGGGATTTTGTATTCAGAATAAGCAGTGCTACAATAGAGCAAGTGCCTTCAGAGTTTACCAAATTTAAGGGCTATTACCGCTACTTGGTAATGCTTGATAACGACTTACATATTGACCTGAACAAAGAAAAAAAAGTATATACTAAATATGAAATCATGGAATTTAATTCCGATGATGAAGTGACTTCTTATACAAAAGGCATTGATTTTAATTGGATGGTTTCTGAAAAAACAAGCCATCACAAACTGAAAATAGCCAATAGCAATCAGAATTGTAATGCACAAATAGTGATTTTATTTTCTTTAAATACAACAGTTATTACAATTAATGAGAAACCGTACGATCTAAAACCTTATGATTTAGTAGTCATTGAAAATCAAAAAAAGGAAAATATACTGCTTCATTTTTCCAATGAATGCCTCTACGGAATATTGGACTTTTAA
- a CDS encoding helix-turn-helix transcriptional regulator produces MADIQMNRIKEVLKEQGRTQTWLAEKIEKSYVVVTNYCNNNSQPSIEVLRKIAEVLDVDVRLLLVSTK; encoded by the coding sequence ATGGCTGATATTCAAATGAACAGGATCAAAGAAGTACTGAAAGAGCAAGGAAGAACACAAACATGGCTAGCTGAAAAAATCGAAAAAAGTTATGTGGTCGTAACGAATTATTGCAATAATAATTCCCAACCAAGTATTGAGGTTTTAAGGAAAATTGCAGAGGTATTAGATGTAGATGTTAGACTATTATTGGTTTCAACAAAATAA